Proteins from one Mesorhizobium sp. M9A.F.Ca.ET.002.03.1.2 genomic window:
- a CDS encoding MFS transporter, whose translation MDKRLIWLALGSFTIATEGFVISSLLPDIAADAAISVPLAGTLITAFALAYAIGAPILATLTGEWDRRRVILWTLVFFVLGNLAAALSSSFELLLIARIVMALSSGLFAATAQGTAVALVDDHHRARAIAVVVGGTTVAVAVGAPLGALVATVAGWRGTFFAIAGLGALAGAILWYRLPRGIVGTRLPLRQRLAASLRPGVPSILLTTLLALTGAFTVFAFIAPLAIEGGGLSPIALPGMLLAFGVGAVIGNIVGGQAADRFGATRTVSWSLALSAVMLVTFSLIPTFLPHSVAGPALMAMMVPWGIVGWAFPPAQASRIIRLAPDAAPIVLSLNASALYLGVALGAVVGGAVLRYGAPADLGLVAAVFPIAGLGVVLAGHRAARAVAMPAE comes from the coding sequence ATGGACAAGCGCCTCATCTGGCTTGCGCTCGGGTCATTCACGATCGCGACCGAAGGCTTCGTCATTTCAAGCCTGTTGCCCGACATCGCTGCTGATGCCGCCATCTCCGTTCCACTCGCCGGGACGCTGATCACCGCCTTTGCGCTCGCCTATGCGATCGGTGCGCCGATCCTGGCGACGCTCACCGGCGAATGGGACCGGCGGCGCGTCATCTTGTGGACGCTGGTGTTCTTCGTGCTGGGCAATCTGGCTGCGGCGCTGAGTTCCTCCTTCGAACTGCTGCTGATCGCGCGCATCGTCATGGCGCTGTCGTCCGGCCTGTTCGCGGCAACGGCGCAAGGGACGGCCGTGGCGCTTGTCGACGATCATCACCGCGCCCGCGCCATTGCCGTCGTCGTCGGCGGCACCACGGTGGCGGTGGCGGTCGGCGCGCCGCTCGGAGCGCTTGTTGCGACCGTCGCCGGCTGGCGCGGCACGTTCTTTGCCATCGCCGGGCTCGGCGCGCTGGCCGGCGCGATCCTGTGGTACCGGCTGCCGCGCGGCATTGTCGGCACCAGGCTGCCGCTCAGGCAACGGCTGGCCGCAAGCCTTCGCCCCGGTGTGCCATCGATCCTGCTGACCACGCTTTTGGCGCTCACCGGCGCCTTCACGGTCTTTGCCTTTATCGCGCCGCTGGCCATCGAAGGCGGGGGATTGAGCCCGATCGCGCTGCCCGGCATGCTGCTGGCGTTCGGTGTCGGCGCCGTCATCGGCAACATCGTCGGCGGGCAGGCCGCCGACCGCTTCGGCGCAACACGCACCGTCAGCTGGTCGCTGGCGCTGAGCGCGGTCATGCTGGTCACGTTTTCGCTGATCCCGACATTCCTGCCGCACAGCGTCGCCGGTCCGGCGCTGATGGCCATGATGGTGCCGTGGGGCATCGTCGGCTGGGCCTTCCCGCCGGCGCAGGCCAGCCGCATCATCAGGCTGGCGCCCGACGCAGCGCCCATCGTGCTGTCGCTCAACGCCTCGGCGCTCTATCTCGGCGTGGCGCTGGGCGCCGTCGTCGGGGGCGCGGTGCTGCGCTACGGCGCGCCGGCTGATCTCGGCCTGGTGGCGGCAGTGTTCCCGATCGCGGGTCTTGGCGTCGTGCTGGCAGGCCATCGGGCGGCCCGGGCGGTTGCCATGCCGGCCGAATAA
- a CDS encoding helix-turn-helix transcriptional regulator, producing the protein MSLPHPTVDQISLPNVLAVLGDPTRLAIVRYLASKEGVPLNCSQFLDLGSKTNLSYHLAKLREAGVTRAEVVGTSRLITLRRDDLDARFPGLLDSVIAAAVDDTALPVVGAHEIKTHA; encoded by the coding sequence ATGAGCCTGCCCCATCCCACCGTCGACCAGATCAGCCTGCCGAACGTGCTTGCCGTGCTCGGCGACCCGACGCGGCTTGCCATCGTGCGCTACCTCGCCAGCAAGGAGGGCGTGCCGCTGAATTGCAGCCAGTTCCTCGATCTCGGCTCGAAGACCAATCTGAGCTATCATCTGGCCAAATTGCGCGAGGCGGGCGTCACCCGCGCCGAAGTGGTCGGCACCAGCCGGCTGATCACGCTGCGCCGCGACGATCTCGACGCCCGCTTTCCAGGCCTGCTCGACAGCGTCATTGCCGCTGCCGTCGATGATACGGCGCTGCCCGTGGTCGGTGCCCACGAGATCAAAACTCACGCTTGA